One Streptomyces sp. L2 genomic window carries:
- the gatC gene encoding Asp-tRNA(Asn)/Glu-tRNA(Gln) amidotransferase subunit GatC, translating into MPGITREEVAHLARLARLELKPEELEHFAGQLDDIIGAVARVSEVADQDVPPTSHPLPLTNVMRPDEVRPSLTPEQALSGAPAQEQQRFKVPQILGED; encoded by the coding sequence ATGCCTGGCATCACGCGCGAGGAGGTCGCCCACCTCGCCCGGCTGGCGCGTCTGGAGCTGAAGCCCGAAGAGCTCGAACACTTCGCGGGACAGCTGGACGACATCATCGGCGCGGTCGCCCGCGTCAGCGAGGTCGCCGACCAAGACGTACCGCCGACCTCGCACCCGCTCCCGCTGACCAACGTCATGCGGCCGGACGAGGTCCGACCCTCGCTCACCCCCGAGCAGGCGCTCTCCGGCGCCCCGGCCCAGGAGCAGCAGCGTTTCAAGGTGCCGCAGATCCTGGGGGAGGACTGA
- the gatB gene encoding Asp-tRNA(Asn)/Glu-tRNA(Gln) amidotransferase subunit GatB codes for MTTTTDLVSYEDALASYDPVMGLEVHVELGTRTKMFCGCSTALGADPNTQTCPVCLGMPGALPVVNATGVESAIKIGLALNCEIAEWCRFARKNYFYPDMPKNFQTSQYDEPIAFDGYLDVQLEDGETFRVQIERAHMEEDTGKSTHVGGATGRIHGASHSLLDYNRAGIPLIEIVTKPIEGAGERAPEVAKAYVRELREVIRALGVSEARMEMGQMRCDVNLSLRPNGTEKFGTRSETKNVNSLRSVERAARFEIQRHAAVLSSGGTIIQETRHFHEDTGSTTSGRVKEEAEDYRYFPEPDLVPVAPSRAWVEEIRAALPEPPLARRTRLLAEWGISATDMQAILNAGALDPIVATIDAGADAASARKWWMGELARSANESGKALDELGITPAQVARVTELVVKGDLNDKLARQVIEGVLAGEGTPDEVVDKRGLKVVSDEGALTTAVEEAIAGNPGIADKIRGGKVAAVGALVGAVMKATRGQADAARVKELILEKLGVSEG; via the coding sequence GTGACCACCACGACCGACCTGGTGTCGTACGAGGACGCGCTGGCGTCGTACGACCCCGTCATGGGCCTTGAGGTCCATGTCGAACTCGGCACCCGCACGAAGATGTTCTGCGGCTGTTCGACCGCGCTCGGCGCCGACCCGAACACCCAGACCTGCCCCGTCTGCCTCGGCATGCCCGGCGCGCTCCCGGTCGTCAACGCGACCGGCGTCGAGTCGGCGATCAAGATCGGTCTCGCGCTGAACTGCGAGATCGCCGAGTGGTGCCGCTTCGCCCGGAAGAACTACTTCTATCCGGACATGCCGAAGAACTTCCAGACCTCCCAGTACGACGAGCCGATCGCCTTCGACGGCTACCTCGACGTACAGCTGGAGGACGGCGAGACCTTCCGCGTCCAGATCGAGCGCGCCCACATGGAGGAGGACACCGGCAAGTCGACGCACGTCGGCGGCGCCACGGGCCGTATCCACGGCGCGTCCCACTCCCTGCTGGACTACAACCGCGCCGGCATCCCGCTCATCGAGATCGTCACCAAGCCGATCGAGGGCGCCGGCGAGCGCGCCCCCGAGGTCGCCAAGGCGTACGTCCGTGAGCTGCGCGAGGTCATCCGCGCCCTCGGCGTGTCCGAGGCCCGCATGGAGATGGGCCAGATGCGCTGCGACGTCAACCTGTCGCTGCGCCCGAACGGCACCGAGAAGTTCGGCACCCGCTCCGAGACGAAGAACGTCAACTCACTGCGGTCCGTGGAGCGCGCGGCCCGCTTCGAGATCCAGCGGCACGCGGCCGTGCTGTCCTCCGGCGGCACGATCATCCAGGAGACCCGCCACTTCCACGAGGACACCGGGTCGACGACCTCGGGCCGCGTGAAGGAGGAGGCCGAGGACTACCGGTACTTCCCTGAGCCCGACCTCGTCCCGGTGGCGCCGTCCCGCGCGTGGGTCGAGGAGATCCGCGCGGCCCTGCCGGAACCGCCGCTGGCCCGCCGTACCCGGCTGCTCGCCGAGTGGGGCATCTCCGCCACCGACATGCAGGCGATCCTGAACGCCGGCGCGCTGGACCCGATCGTCGCCACCATCGACGCCGGTGCCGACGCGGCCTCCGCCCGCAAGTGGTGGATGGGCGAACTGGCACGCAGCGCCAACGAGTCGGGCAAGGCCCTGGACGAGCTGGGGATCACCCCGGCCCAGGTCGCCCGGGTCACCGAGCTGGTCGTCAAGGGTGACCTGAACGACAAGCTGGCCCGTCAGGTCATCGAGGGCGTCCTCGCGGGCGAGGGCACCCCGGACGAGGTCGTCGACAAGCGCGGCCTGAAGGTCGTCTCCGACGAGGGCGCGCTCACCACCGCCGTCGAGGAGGCCATCGCCGGCAACCCGGGCATCGCCGACAAGATCCGCGGCGGCAAGGTCGCCGCCGTCGGCGCCCTGGTCGGCGCGGTCATGAAGGCGACCCGCGGCCAGGCCGACGCGGCCCGCGTGAAGGAACTCATCCTGGAGAAGCTGGGCGTCTCCGAGGGCTGA
- a CDS encoding MMPL family transporter, translated as MAALARWCVRHRLMTVLLWLVAFGGVTAAATLAGSAYSNDYGVPGTESGRANQLLMQGFPDLGGDGDTIVWHTGSGTVRAADVEQTMTRTLDDIAELPGVATVSGPYGSQGAHRISPDSHTAYATVTFTQQAEDIPTSEAEAVVRTAKAAEDDGLRVELGGTAVGSTESPRGHTAEVVGVAVAAVVLFLAFGSLAASLLPIATALVGVGTAYAGIGLLGHAMTVADFAPMLGMLIGLGVGIDYALFIVTRHRRGLKRGLSVTEAATNAVATTGRAVVFAGATVCIALLGMLILRLSFLNGVAVAACLTVVLTVAAAVTLLPALLSWIGPRALSRRERRRLAEHGPQLELPTGLAARWSAFVERHPKLLGSLAVAVIAVLAVPTFSLHLGTSDQGNDPKTSTTRQAYDLLAQGFGPGVNGPLTLVTRVDGAGDKLALDNLDTTLRDTPGVSSVSPVAYDTGGDTAYLVVVPDSAPQSRQTSDLVDRLRTEVLPRAQLGTSLDVHVGGVTASYDDFAAVIVGKLPLFVGVVIGLGCVLLLIAFRSLGIPLKAAVMNIAAVAAAFGIVVAVFQWGWGSELLGLGRAGPIEPFLPVIMVSVLFGLSMDYQVFLVSRMYEEWLETGDNRRAVRVGLAETSRVINSAAVIMISVFLAFVLSGDRVIAMFGIALASAVALDAFVLRTLLVPALMHLLGSANWWLPRWMERRLPRISIEPPECRAAHERLGKVTVARMREEQRHDVRDIPG; from the coding sequence GTGGCAGCCCTCGCGCGTTGGTGTGTCCGGCATCGTCTCATGACGGTTCTGCTGTGGCTCGTCGCCTTCGGTGGCGTCACCGCGGCCGCCACGCTGGCGGGTTCGGCGTACTCGAACGACTACGGTGTCCCCGGCACCGAGTCCGGCCGGGCGAACCAGCTGCTCATGCAGGGCTTCCCCGACCTCGGCGGGGACGGCGACACCATCGTCTGGCACACCGGCTCGGGCACCGTCCGCGCGGCCGACGTCGAACAGACCATGACCCGCACCCTCGACGACATCGCCGAACTGCCGGGCGTGGCCACCGTGTCCGGGCCGTACGGCAGCCAGGGCGCCCACCGGATCAGCCCCGACAGCCACACGGCGTACGCCACCGTCACCTTCACCCAGCAGGCGGAGGACATCCCCACGTCCGAGGCCGAGGCCGTCGTACGCACCGCCAAGGCCGCCGAGGACGACGGGCTGCGGGTGGAACTGGGCGGCACCGCCGTCGGGTCCACCGAGTCCCCCCGCGGGCACACCGCCGAGGTGGTCGGCGTCGCGGTCGCCGCCGTCGTGCTGTTCCTCGCCTTCGGCTCGCTCGCCGCGTCCCTGCTGCCCATCGCCACCGCGCTGGTCGGCGTCGGCACCGCCTACGCCGGGATCGGCCTGCTCGGGCACGCCATGACGGTCGCCGACTTCGCGCCCATGCTCGGCATGCTGATCGGGCTCGGCGTGGGCATCGACTACGCGCTGTTCATAGTGACCAGACACCGGCGCGGGCTGAAACGCGGCCTGAGCGTCACCGAGGCCGCCACGAACGCCGTCGCCACCACCGGGCGGGCGGTGGTCTTCGCGGGCGCGACCGTGTGCATCGCCCTGCTCGGGATGCTCATACTGCGCCTGAGCTTCCTCAACGGCGTCGCGGTCGCCGCCTGTCTGACGGTCGTCCTCACCGTCGCCGCGGCCGTGACCCTGCTGCCCGCGCTGCTGTCGTGGATCGGTCCGCGCGCCCTCAGCCGGCGCGAGCGGCGCCGGCTCGCCGAGCACGGCCCGCAGCTCGAACTGCCCACCGGGCTCGCCGCCCGCTGGTCGGCGTTCGTCGAGCGTCACCCCAAACTGCTCGGCTCCCTCGCCGTCGCGGTCATCGCGGTGCTGGCCGTGCCGACCTTCTCCCTGCACCTGGGCACCTCAGACCAGGGCAACGACCCGAAGACGTCCACCACCCGCCAGGCCTACGACCTCCTCGCACAGGGGTTCGGTCCGGGAGTGAACGGTCCGCTGACACTGGTGACGCGCGTAGATGGCGCCGGTGACAAGCTCGCCCTCGACAACCTCGACACCACCCTGCGCGACACCCCGGGCGTCTCCTCGGTCAGCCCCGTCGCCTACGACACCGGCGGCGACACCGCCTACCTCGTCGTCGTCCCGGACTCCGCCCCGCAGTCACGGCAGACCAGCGACCTCGTCGACCGGCTGCGCACCGAGGTCCTCCCGCGCGCCCAGCTCGGCACCTCCCTGGACGTGCACGTCGGAGGGGTCACCGCGAGCTACGACGACTTCGCGGCCGTGATCGTCGGCAAACTGCCGCTCTTCGTCGGCGTGGTCATCGGCCTCGGCTGCGTGCTGCTGCTGATCGCCTTCCGGTCGCTCGGCATCCCGCTGAAGGCCGCCGTGATGAACATCGCCGCCGTCGCCGCCGCCTTCGGCATCGTCGTCGCCGTGTTCCAGTGGGGCTGGGGCAGCGAACTCCTCGGCCTCGGCCGCGCCGGCCCGATCGAGCCGTTCCTGCCCGTGATCATGGTCTCGGTGCTCTTCGGGCTCTCCATGGACTACCAGGTCTTCCTGGTCAGCCGGATGTACGAGGAGTGGCTGGAGACCGGTGACAACCGGCGTGCCGTGCGCGTGGGCCTCGCCGAGACCAGCCGCGTGATCAACTCCGCCGCGGTCATCATGATCTCCGTCTTCCTCGCCTTCGTGCTCAGCGGCGACCGGGTGATCGCCATGTTCGGCATCGCGCTGGCCTCCGCCGTGGCCCTCGACGCGTTCGTGCTGCGCACCCTGCTCGTGCCGGCCCTGATGCACCTGCTCGGTTCCGCCAACTGGTGGCTGCCCCGCTGGATGGAGCGCCGCCTGCCGCGCATCAGCATCGAGCCGCCCGAGTGCCGTGCCGCCCATGAGAGGCTCGGCAAGGTCACGGTGGCGCGCATGCGGGAGGAGCAGCGGCACGATGTACGCGATATCCCTGGGTGA
- the gatA gene encoding Asp-tRNA(Asn)/Glu-tRNA(Gln) amidotransferase subunit GatA, translating to MTDSNIIKLTAAQIAERIASGELTAVEVTEAHLARIEAVDEKVHAFLHVDREGALAQARAVDEKRARGEKLGPLAGVPLALKDIFTTEGVPTTVGSKILEGWIPPYDATLTKRLKAADVVILGKTNMDEFAMGSSTENSAYGPTGNPWDLTRIPGGSGGGSSAALAAYQAPLAIGTDTGGSIRQPASVTGTVGVKPTYGAVSRYGMVAFSSSLDQGGPCARTVLDAALLHEVIAGHDPMDSTSIDAPVPPVVEAARNGSVQGMRVGVVKQFRGEGYQAGVIQRFDESVELLKELGAEIVELDCPSFDLALSAYYLIAPSECSSNLARFDGLRYGLRTGDDGSHSAEEVTSLTREAGFGPEVKRRIMLGTYALSSGYYDAYYGSAQKVRTLITRDFEKAFEQVDVIVSPTTPTTAFPIGERADDPMAMYLADLCTIPTNLAGNAAMSLPCGLAPEDNLPVGLQIIAPALKDDRLYQVGAAVEAAFVEKWGHPLLEEAPSL from the coding sequence ATGACGGACAGCAACATCATCAAGCTCACGGCGGCCCAGATCGCCGAGCGGATCGCCTCCGGCGAGCTGACGGCCGTAGAGGTCACCGAAGCACACCTCGCCCGGATCGAGGCCGTCGACGAGAAGGTGCACGCCTTCCTGCACGTCGACCGTGAGGGCGCCCTCGCCCAGGCCCGCGCCGTGGACGAGAAGCGGGCGCGCGGCGAGAAGCTCGGCCCGCTGGCCGGCGTCCCCCTCGCGCTCAAGGACATCTTCACCACCGAGGGCGTGCCCACGACCGTCGGCTCGAAGATCCTCGAAGGCTGGATCCCGCCGTACGACGCGACGCTCACCAAGCGGCTGAAGGCCGCCGACGTCGTCATCCTCGGCAAGACCAACATGGACGAGTTCGCCATGGGGTCCTCCACCGAGAACAGCGCCTACGGGCCGACCGGCAACCCCTGGGACCTCACCCGGATCCCCGGCGGCTCCGGCGGCGGCTCCTCCGCCGCGCTCGCCGCCTACCAGGCGCCCCTGGCCATCGGCACCGACACCGGCGGCTCCATCCGCCAGCCGGCCTCCGTCACCGGCACGGTCGGCGTGAAGCCGACGTACGGCGCGGTCTCCCGGTACGGCATGGTCGCCTTCTCCTCCTCCCTGGACCAGGGCGGCCCCTGCGCCCGTACGGTCCTGGACGCGGCCCTCCTGCACGAGGTGATCGCCGGACACGACCCGATGGACTCCACCTCCATCGACGCCCCGGTCCCGCCGGTCGTCGAGGCCGCCCGCAACGGCAGCGTCCAGGGCATGCGCGTCGGCGTCGTCAAGCAGTTCCGCGGCGAGGGCTACCAGGCCGGCGTCATCCAGCGCTTCGACGAGTCCGTCGAGCTGCTCAAGGAGCTGGGCGCCGAGATCGTCGAGCTGGACTGCCCGTCCTTCGACCTCGCCCTGTCGGCGTACTACCTGATCGCGCCGTCCGAGTGCTCCTCCAACCTCGCCCGCTTCGACGGCCTGCGCTACGGCCTGCGGACCGGCGACGACGGCTCGCACTCCGCCGAGGAGGTCACCTCCCTCACCCGCGAGGCCGGCTTCGGCCCCGAGGTGAAGCGGCGCATCATGCTCGGCACGTACGCCCTCTCCAGCGGCTACTACGACGCCTACTACGGCTCCGCGCAGAAGGTCCGCACGCTCATCACGCGCGACTTCGAGAAGGCGTTCGAGCAGGTCGACGTGATCGTCTCCCCGACCACGCCCACCACCGCCTTCCCGATCGGCGAGCGCGCCGACGACCCGATGGCGATGTACCTCGCCGACCTGTGCACCATCCCGACCAACCTGGCGGGCAACGCGGCCATGTCCCTGCCCTGCGGCCTCGCCCCGGAGGACAACCTCCCGGTCGGCCTGCAGATCATCGCCCCGGCCCTCAAGGACGACCGGCTCTACCAGGTGGGTGCCGCCGTCGAGGCCGCCTTCGTGGAAAAGTGGGGCCACCCGCTGCTGGAGGAGGCACCGTCGCTGTGA
- a CDS encoding helix-turn-helix transcriptional regulator, whose translation MLGPVETRSVSPVFVGRTGELGALNDALARAAAGEPQALLLGGEAGVGKTRLVEEFATAACRAKAVVAVGGCVEIGADGLPFAPFSTALRALRHSLPEEFTAAATGQEEELARLLPDLGEATSSRHDEQGMARLFELTARLLERVAAEHTVVLALEDLHWADASTRHLLAYLFRTLRTGRLLVLATYRSDDIHRRHPLRPLLAELDRLRTIRRLELERFTRDEVGRQIAGILAAEPDPAQVDDIFERSDGNAFFVEELAVAACEGCRTGLTDSLRDLLLVRVEALSESAQRVVRIVAEGGSTVEYPLIAAVAGLTEDDLLEALRAAVGANILTVAPAGDGYRFRHSLVREAVADDLLPGERSRLNRRYAEALQADPALVPADARVMRLATYWYHAHDPAKALPAVLDASVVARRRHAYTEQLRLLERAMELWDSAPDEVRSALRPVDYTEVYPPCGCDPATMPLDYLDIMAEAAVAGRLGGERERALKITKRALRLLEDDGDPLRAAWFGVQRSRLVQALARGDGWRELATAQDLVRGLPPSEVHAEVLANVANWSMLRRPGPDAFAAAERAVRYARMVGARATELNARLTLGGLTVEAGDIEAGLAELGLVKEHALAEGVAHVAGRAYVNLPSVLQGLGRDREAVPVLREGLSFTRAHGLLADEAWVWGNLSEALYSLGEWEEAAEAAAHAMRVGHSAKPQGAGAMRLAHLALARGDIAESARQLATARTHYGTHDPMPQQALPLARLAVGVAAAEGRLPDARAELAAALEAGFPPGTQRYGWPLLLAAATAEADARALPAAGAGRAETLERVAGAARTLTTGVPLWQAYDRWTRAELLRAEAADSADTWSPVVSAFECLDRPYDLARVRHRLAQALLTEGGDDERDRAVELLRLAGAVAGHLGARPLAEAVTRLAQRARLPLTPAPRRTPAPADPAEALGLTSRERDVLRLVSAGRTNRQIAEELFISPKTASVHVSNILAKLGVSGRGEAAATAHRLGLFPEEAEDRMVAG comes from the coding sequence ATGCTCGGGCCCGTGGAAACCAGGTCCGTGAGTCCCGTGTTCGTCGGCCGTACCGGCGAACTGGGCGCGCTGAACGACGCGCTCGCCCGTGCCGCCGCGGGGGAGCCGCAGGCGCTGCTGCTGGGCGGGGAGGCCGGCGTCGGCAAGACCCGCCTCGTGGAGGAGTTCGCCACCGCGGCCTGCCGCGCGAAGGCGGTCGTCGCCGTCGGCGGCTGCGTGGAGATCGGCGCCGACGGGCTGCCCTTCGCCCCCTTCTCCACCGCGCTGCGCGCCCTGCGGCACTCGCTGCCCGAGGAGTTCACCGCCGCCGCCACCGGCCAGGAGGAGGAACTCGCCCGGCTGCTGCCCGACCTGGGCGAGGCCACCTCCAGCCGCCACGACGAACAGGGCATGGCCCGCCTGTTCGAGCTCACCGCCCGGCTGCTGGAGCGGGTGGCCGCCGAGCACACCGTCGTCCTCGCCCTGGAAGACCTGCACTGGGCCGACGCCTCCACCCGCCACCTCCTCGCCTACCTCTTCCGCACCCTGCGCACTGGCCGCCTCCTCGTCCTCGCCACCTACCGCTCGGACGACATCCACCGCCGCCACCCCCTGCGCCCCCTCCTCGCCGAACTCGACCGGCTGCGCACCATCCGCCGCCTCGAACTGGAGCGCTTCACCCGCGACGAGGTCGGCCGGCAGATCGCCGGGATCCTCGCCGCCGAGCCCGACCCCGCCCAGGTCGACGACATCTTCGAACGCTCCGACGGCAACGCCTTCTTCGTCGAGGAACTCGCCGTAGCCGCCTGCGAGGGCTGCCGCACCGGCCTCACCGACTCCCTGCGCGACCTGCTCCTGGTCCGGGTCGAGGCACTGTCCGAGAGCGCCCAGCGCGTCGTCCGGATCGTCGCCGAGGGCGGCTCCACCGTGGAGTACCCGCTCATCGCCGCCGTCGCCGGCCTCACCGAGGACGACCTCCTCGAAGCCCTGCGGGCCGCCGTCGGAGCCAACATCCTCACCGTCGCCCCGGCCGGCGACGGCTACCGCTTCCGGCACTCCCTGGTCCGCGAGGCCGTCGCCGACGACCTGCTGCCCGGCGAACGCTCCCGCCTCAACCGCCGCTACGCCGAGGCCCTCCAGGCCGACCCGGCGCTCGTTCCGGCCGACGCGCGCGTGATGCGCCTGGCCACCTACTGGTACCACGCGCACGACCCCGCCAAGGCCCTGCCCGCCGTGCTCGACGCCTCCGTCGTGGCCCGCCGCCGGCACGCCTACACCGAACAACTCCGGCTGCTGGAACGGGCGATGGAGCTGTGGGACAGCGCCCCCGACGAGGTCCGCTCCGCCCTGCGCCCCGTCGACTACACCGAGGTCTATCCTCCCTGCGGCTGCGACCCGGCCACCATGCCGCTGGACTACCTGGACATCATGGCGGAGGCCGCCGTCGCCGGGCGGCTCGGCGGCGAACGCGAACGCGCCCTGAAGATCACCAAGCGGGCGCTGCGGCTGCTGGAGGACGACGGCGACCCCCTGCGCGCCGCCTGGTTCGGCGTCCAGCGCTCCCGCCTGGTCCAGGCCCTGGCCCGCGGCGACGGCTGGCGGGAACTGGCCACCGCCCAGGACCTCGTGCGCGGCCTGCCACCGTCCGAGGTGCACGCCGAGGTCCTCGCCAACGTCGCCAACTGGTCCATGCTGCGCCGCCCCGGCCCCGACGCCTTCGCCGCAGCCGAACGGGCCGTGCGGTACGCGCGCATGGTCGGCGCCCGCGCGACCGAGCTGAACGCCCGGCTCACCCTCGGCGGACTCACCGTCGAGGCGGGCGACATCGAGGCCGGCCTCGCCGAGCTGGGTCTGGTCAAGGAGCACGCGCTGGCGGAGGGCGTGGCCCACGTGGCGGGCCGCGCCTACGTCAACCTGCCCTCCGTGCTGCAGGGCCTCGGCCGTGACCGGGAGGCCGTGCCGGTCCTGCGCGAGGGCCTCTCCTTCACGCGCGCCCACGGCCTGCTGGCCGACGAGGCCTGGGTGTGGGGCAACCTCTCCGAGGCGCTGTACTCGCTCGGCGAGTGGGAGGAGGCCGCCGAAGCCGCCGCTCACGCGATGCGGGTCGGCCACAGCGCCAAACCCCAGGGCGCCGGCGCGATGCGCCTGGCCCATCTCGCCCTGGCCCGCGGCGACATCGCCGAGTCCGCCCGCCAGCTCGCCACCGCCCGCACCCACTACGGCACCCACGACCCGATGCCCCAGCAGGCGCTGCCGCTGGCCCGGCTCGCCGTCGGCGTCGCGGCCGCGGAAGGCCGGCTCCCCGACGCCCGCGCCGAACTGGCCGCCGCCCTGGAGGCCGGCTTCCCGCCCGGCACCCAGCGGTACGGCTGGCCGCTGCTGCTGGCCGCCGCCACCGCCGAGGCCGACGCCCGCGCCCTGCCCGCCGCCGGCGCCGGCCGGGCGGAAACCCTGGAGCGCGTCGCCGGGGCCGCCCGGACCCTCACCACCGGCGTGCCCCTCTGGCAGGCCTACGACCGCTGGACCCGCGCCGAACTCCTGCGGGCCGAGGCAGCCGACTCCGCCGACACCTGGTCACCCGTGGTCAGCGCCTTCGAATGCCTGGACCGCCCCTACGACCTCGCCCGCGTCCGGCACCGCCTCGCCCAGGCCCTGCTCACCGAGGGCGGCGACGACGAGCGCGACCGGGCCGTGGAACTGCTCCGGCTGGCCGGAGCGGTCGCCGGCCACCTCGGCGCCCGCCCCCTCGCCGAGGCGGTCACCCGTCTCGCCCAGCGGGCCCGCCTCCCCCTGACCCCGGCCCCGCGCCGGACCCCGGCCCCCGCCGACCCGGCCGAGGCGCTGGGCCTCACCAGCCGGGAACGCGACGTCCTCCGCCTGGTCTCGGCCGGCCGCACCAACCGCCAGATAGCCGAGGAACTCTTCATCTCCCCGAAGACGGCCAGCGTGCACGTCTCCAACATCCTCGCCAAGCTCGGCGTCTCCGGCCGCGGCGAGGCCGCGGCCACGGCCCACCGGCTGGGACTGTTCCCCGAGGAGGCCGAAGACCGCATGGTCGCGGGATAA
- a CDS encoding GNAT family protein codes for MYAISLGDDGAELRLLEPWHAEEFLAHLDRGREFIGRFIPFGSQATDLVSARETLQRYAGLRAADSASHHGIWLDGKLVGGVLTLNFDAERGNCEVGCWLEPAATGRGLITRAMRVLIDWAVEERGIHRVEWHAASGNLASINVARRLGMTRDGVIRENHLHGGVRHDTEIWSVLAPEWREARARTTRNVPSTG; via the coding sequence ATGTACGCGATATCCCTGGGTGACGACGGCGCGGAGCTACGGCTCCTGGAACCCTGGCACGCAGAGGAGTTCCTGGCGCACCTGGACCGGGGCCGGGAGTTCATCGGGCGGTTCATCCCGTTCGGCTCACAGGCCACGGACCTGGTCTCCGCCCGGGAGACCCTCCAGCGGTACGCCGGTCTGCGCGCCGCGGACAGCGCCTCCCACCACGGCATCTGGCTGGACGGAAAGCTCGTCGGTGGCGTCCTGACGCTGAACTTCGACGCCGAGCGGGGCAACTGCGAGGTCGGCTGCTGGCTGGAGCCCGCCGCGACCGGCCGAGGCCTGATCACCCGCGCCATGCGCGTCCTCATCGACTGGGCCGTGGAGGAACGCGGCATCCACCGCGTGGAGTGGCACGCCGCGTCCGGGAACCTGGCGAGCATCAACGTCGCCCGGCGCCTCGGCATGACCCGGGACGGGGTGATCCGCGAGAACCACCTCCACGGCGGTGTCCGGCACGACACCGAGATCTGGTCGGTGCTGGCGCCCGAGTGGCGTGAGGCACGCGCGCGTACCACACGGAACGTGCCCTCGACGGGCTGA